In one Streptomyces sp. T12 genomic region, the following are encoded:
- a CDS encoding immunoglobulin I-set domain protein translates to MTDEPRPADGAGPRSRRSTALLGAVALVATAVALGSAAQASDTPRTALGKDGQKLTVSASADLDPDGETLRVTGSGYDAAKAIYVALCKDNGDNRVPTPCLGGADETGTGSSSQWIVPEGDEYAGDLAVQWGEGGTFDVGIDVKAKDSSLDCTKVSCSVVTRVDHRNPGDRSQDVRIPVTFEGQDPGDGDDGGDGVDVPPGTVSYAQAAEFTTAGRPLDLLLHPDSGKLYVGSDNIPDTADVAEQGLYALDPKDGTLLGHVQQAPGATGALAARVVRWIAAPLAGDGVVFHYPLRGIGTAKDGDTAAKGVWLGGGAVTGVGPGTDASTTLVAQGAVLSEVETATGTVKRTATLEGGGILGVDAARGTAWSADTAGGKLYRVETGSLTVTATAELPAASVHFVETDPATGNVWVGSTYDVLVFDKDGKQLAKLTGKDRATAMAFDTATGEAFVLREDWGTAQDGADNVGALEVYDSATAERAAEPLALPGSRAGAYAGVAVTPGATSVYVTDQAESKVVKLDRRVSPKVVQSPTDQSVAPGDKVTLVAAAEGTPEPTVRWQVSADSGQTWSTVDGATQNAYSFTAKATQDGYRYRAEFTNSPGTTRTSPIALTVKEAGDGNGNGDETPDTPGQPSGSKTVTGPNGQKLTVTPVNNLATENQTVKVTGTGYDAKKGIYVALCVDNGDGELPTPCIGGVDMTGGSHSSAWISSNPPDYGEELAIPYGAGGTFEVELTADAKDEYTDCFKATCVLATRGDHTLSGDRSQDVKVPVSFVGQDPVDTDDDGGSGGTGTTGGGTGGTDSASTTGGSDGTGTSTAGGSLASTGVTVLSVGALAAMLLVAGWAAYRKGRNAN, encoded by the coding sequence ATGACTGACGAACCCAGACCGGCGGACGGAGCCGGACCCCGGTCCCGGCGCTCCACGGCGCTCCTCGGCGCCGTCGCGCTCGTGGCCACCGCCGTCGCGCTCGGCTCCGCCGCGCAGGCCTCCGACACACCGAGGACGGCCCTCGGCAAGGACGGCCAGAAGCTCACCGTCTCCGCCTCCGCCGACCTCGACCCCGACGGCGAGACGCTCCGCGTCACCGGCTCCGGCTACGACGCGGCCAAGGCCATCTACGTCGCCCTGTGCAAGGACAACGGCGACAACCGCGTCCCCACGCCGTGCCTCGGCGGCGCTGACGAGACCGGCACCGGCAGTTCCTCGCAGTGGATCGTCCCCGAGGGCGACGAGTACGCGGGCGACCTGGCCGTGCAGTGGGGCGAGGGCGGCACGTTCGACGTCGGGATCGACGTCAAGGCCAAGGACAGCAGCCTCGACTGCACCAAGGTCAGCTGCTCGGTCGTCACCCGCGTCGACCACCGCAACCCCGGCGACCGCTCCCAGGACGTCCGCATCCCGGTCACCTTCGAGGGCCAGGACCCCGGCGACGGGGACGACGGCGGCGACGGCGTGGACGTACCGCCGGGCACCGTCAGCTACGCGCAGGCCGCCGAGTTCACCACCGCGGGCCGCCCGCTGGACCTGCTGCTGCACCCCGACTCCGGGAAGCTGTACGTCGGTTCGGACAACATCCCCGACACCGCGGACGTCGCCGAGCAGGGCCTGTACGCCCTCGACCCGAAGGACGGCACACTCCTCGGCCACGTCCAGCAGGCTCCCGGCGCCACCGGCGCGCTCGCGGCCCGCGTGGTCCGCTGGATCGCCGCCCCGCTGGCCGGCGACGGCGTCGTCTTCCACTACCCGCTGCGCGGCATAGGCACCGCGAAGGACGGCGACACGGCCGCGAAGGGCGTGTGGCTGGGCGGCGGCGCGGTCACCGGCGTCGGTCCCGGCACCGACGCGTCCACCACGCTGGTCGCCCAGGGAGCCGTCCTGTCCGAGGTCGAGACCGCCACCGGCACGGTCAAGAGGACCGCCACGCTGGAAGGCGGCGGCATCCTCGGCGTGGACGCCGCGCGCGGCACCGCCTGGTCGGCGGACACCGCGGGCGGAAAGCTGTACCGCGTCGAGACCGGCTCCCTCACCGTCACCGCCACCGCCGAACTCCCGGCGGCCTCCGTCCACTTCGTCGAGACGGACCCGGCGACCGGCAACGTCTGGGTGGGCAGCACCTACGACGTGCTCGTCTTCGACAAGGACGGCAAGCAGCTGGCCAAGCTGACCGGCAAGGACCGGGCCACGGCCATGGCCTTCGACACGGCCACCGGCGAGGCCTTCGTCCTGCGCGAGGACTGGGGCACCGCCCAGGACGGCGCGGACAACGTCGGCGCCCTGGAGGTCTACGACAGCGCCACGGCCGAGCGGGCGGCCGAGCCCCTCGCCCTGCCCGGCAGCCGCGCCGGCGCCTACGCGGGCGTCGCCGTCACCCCCGGCGCCACGTCCGTCTACGTCACCGACCAGGCCGAGAGCAAGGTCGTCAAGCTCGACCGCCGCGTCTCCCCCAAGGTCGTCCAGTCCCCCACGGACCAGTCCGTAGCACCCGGCGACAAGGTCACCCTCGTCGCCGCCGCCGAGGGCACCCCGGAGCCGACCGTGCGCTGGCAGGTCAGCGCCGACAGCGGCCAGACCTGGTCGACGGTCGACGGCGCGACCCAGAACGCGTACTCCTTCACCGCGAAGGCGACCCAGGACGGGTACCGGTACCGCGCCGAGTTCACGAACTCCCCGGGGACGACGCGCACATCGCCGATCGCTCTGACGGTCAAGGAAGCGGGCGACGGGAACGGGAACGGCGACGAAACCCCGGACACCCCCGGCCAACCCTCCGGCTCCAAAACCGTCACCGGCCCGAACGGCCAGAAACTCACCGTCACCCCGGTCAACAACCTCGCCACCGAGAACCAGACCGTGAAGGTCACCGGCACCGGCTACGACGCGAAGAAGGGCATCTATGTCGCCCTCTGCGTCGACAACGGCGACGGCGAGTTGCCCACGCCGTGCATCGGCGGCGTCGACATGACCGGCGGTTCGCACTCCTCCGCGTGGATCTCCTCCAACCCGCCCGACTACGGCGAGGAGTTGGCGATCCCGTACGGCGCGGGCGGCACCTTCGAGGTCGAGCTGACCGCGGACGCCAAGGACGAGTACACCGACTGCTTCAAGGCCACGTGCGTCCTGGCCACCCGGGGCGACCACACCCTGTCCGGCGACCGCTCGCAGGACGTCAAGGTCCCGGTCAGCTTCGTCGGGCAGGACCCGGTGGACACGGACGACGACGGCGGCAGCGGCGGTACCGGCACGACGGGCGGTGGCACCGGAGGCACGGACAGCGCCTCCACCACGGGCGGATCCGACGGCACCGGCACCTCCACCGCGGGCGGCAGCCTCGCCTCGACCGGCGTCACGGTGCTCTCCGTCGGCGCGCTCGCCGCCATGCTGCTCGTCGCGGGCTGGGCGGCGTACCGCAAGGGCCGTAACGCCAACTGA
- a CDS encoding aminoglycoside phosphotransferase family protein has protein sequence MQRFLAHLAEVGFTGAPRPCGLSEDGEEEVVEFLPGEVGHDFGAPQVRSDASLVAAARLLRALHDASVSFVRQPGDGWLFPAREPAEVILHGDAATYNTVFRDQLPVAFFDFDTAHPGPRLWDAVYTAYRFVPLYAPDEVELTLPVPEARRRLTLFADAYGLSDEERAAFPAVAAARLRALVEWMYAEAAAGNPAFARHVADGHDRRYLTDAHWIESTFGPGTDGSTQP, from the coding sequence GTGCAGCGGTTCCTGGCTCATCTGGCCGAGGTGGGGTTCACCGGTGCGCCGCGACCCTGCGGGCTGAGCGAGGACGGCGAAGAGGAGGTCGTCGAGTTCCTGCCCGGCGAGGTGGGGCACGATTTCGGCGCACCGCAGGTGCGCAGTGACGCGTCGTTGGTCGCCGCGGCGCGCCTGCTGCGCGCTCTGCACGATGCCTCGGTGAGCTTCGTGCGACAGCCGGGTGACGGGTGGCTGTTCCCGGCGCGCGAACCGGCGGAAGTGATCTTGCATGGCGACGCGGCCACGTACAACACGGTGTTCCGGGATCAACTTCCGGTCGCCTTCTTCGACTTCGACACCGCTCACCCCGGCCCCCGCCTGTGGGACGCGGTCTACACCGCGTACCGCTTCGTGCCCCTGTACGCGCCGGACGAGGTCGAGCTCACGCTGCCGGTCCCCGAAGCCCGCCGTCGGCTGACGCTCTTCGCCGACGCGTACGGCTTGTCGGACGAGGAGCGGGCCGCGTTCCCGGCCGTCGCGGCGGCGCGCCTGCGAGCGCTGGTGGAGTGGATGTACGCCGAGGCGGCAGCAGGTAATCCGGCCTTCGCGAGGCACGTCGCCGACGGCCACGACCGCCGGTATCTGACCGACGCCCACTGGATCGAGAGCACCTTCGGACCGGGCACCGACGGGAGTACGCAGCCATAA
- a CDS encoding SpoIIE family protein phosphatase, with amino-acid sequence MDRGTERDGAVTEHAAAGRVPLAVVVVDREGLVSHWSSGARRLFGAAKEEAIGRPAVDLLPVSGALPEEDDLTPYGAYAAYDGFGHDLESSLDGRLFYPAAGRARLTVPERDRVDVLWWAYPLVGPGPERLLVLGADVGALQQGSEPDEHTGFERVAPGFALHTDFPGAEELARRLPEILPSMSVEEGARIVGQILELGYPVLEFSQNDRVPVTPDWGVPRRVERRARRERAARAAAEGLPLPQEYADEVEDLEYTAVRERLEFLNEVSGRIGTSLDLARTIIEVSKAVVPRFTDVAGTYLREQVVAGEGFAEGVPDTTTMWHRVAVEHTDEPGRWDDVVPVGEAMPFPAHTPFFQCMTSGEPVLVPRISEQMGHAIASQFEKRDIRPLITGRSMLVVPLKARNVVLGFMILLRHPERVEFNDMDRVTGAELAARAGLVLDNARMYTYQESVAETLQDSMLPHIPPRMAGCDIATRYLPGTLLGRVGGDWFDSVKLPGARTALVVGDVMGHGLNSAAMMGQLRTAVQTMAALDLPPAQLLRNLDDLAQRLGDTYLATCLYAVYDPIASELQIANAGHIPPVLVRADDGRSELLDLPTGAPIGVGGVPFEAVRVRVEPGDRIVMCTDGLVEVRGEDIGVGLATLCESAAHPAASMDDACDTIIRALNTRGGRKDDVALLMARLNGIEPDDVAEWRIDLHPRQVGRARAVVREQLHEWGLPRLVHTTELLVSELVTNAVRHSHSRPVVLRLVRGDTLLCEVDDDDHDLPTLLNAGPGDESGRGLRVVSTLAREWGTSRTSAGKTVWFELTLPRR; translated from the coding sequence ATGGACCGTGGCACCGAGAGGGACGGCGCGGTGACGGAACACGCCGCGGCCGGCCGCGTCCCGCTGGCCGTCGTCGTGGTGGACCGCGAGGGCCTCGTCTCCCACTGGAGCTCCGGCGCACGCCGCCTGTTCGGCGCCGCCAAGGAGGAGGCGATCGGACGCCCGGCCGTCGATCTGCTGCCCGTCTCCGGAGCGCTGCCCGAGGAGGACGACCTCACGCCGTACGGGGCGTACGCGGCGTACGACGGCTTCGGTCACGATCTCGAATCGTCCCTGGACGGGCGGCTGTTCTACCCTGCCGCGGGCCGCGCCCGCCTCACCGTGCCCGAGCGCGACCGCGTCGACGTCCTGTGGTGGGCCTACCCGTTGGTGGGGCCCGGACCGGAGCGGCTGCTGGTGCTCGGCGCCGATGTGGGCGCACTCCAGCAGGGCAGCGAGCCCGACGAGCACACCGGCTTCGAGCGCGTCGCACCCGGCTTCGCTCTGCACACCGACTTCCCCGGCGCCGAGGAACTCGCCCGCCGCCTCCCCGAGATCCTGCCCAGCATGAGCGTCGAGGAGGGCGCCCGCATCGTCGGGCAGATCCTCGAACTCGGCTATCCGGTACTGGAGTTCAGCCAGAACGACCGGGTGCCCGTCACCCCCGACTGGGGCGTGCCCCGGCGCGTGGAGCGCAGGGCCCGCCGGGAGCGGGCCGCCCGGGCCGCCGCTGAAGGCCTGCCGTTACCGCAGGAATACGCCGACGAGGTCGAGGACCTCGAGTACACCGCCGTACGCGAACGCCTGGAGTTTCTCAACGAGGTCAGCGGCCGCATCGGCACCTCCCTCGACCTGGCCCGGACCATCATCGAGGTCAGCAAGGCCGTCGTGCCGCGCTTCACCGATGTCGCCGGTACCTATCTGCGTGAACAGGTCGTCGCCGGCGAGGGATTCGCCGAGGGCGTGCCGGACACGACCACCATGTGGCACCGGGTCGCCGTCGAGCACACCGACGAACCCGGCCGCTGGGACGACGTCGTGCCGGTCGGCGAGGCCATGCCGTTTCCCGCGCACACGCCGTTCTTCCAGTGCATGACCAGCGGTGAGCCGGTCCTCGTGCCGCGCATCAGCGAGCAGATGGGCCACGCGATCGCCTCGCAGTTCGAAAAGCGCGACATCCGGCCGCTCATCACCGGCCGTTCGATGCTGGTGGTGCCCCTGAAGGCACGCAATGTCGTCCTCGGTTTCATGATCCTGCTGCGGCACCCGGAGCGCGTCGAGTTCAACGACATGGACCGGGTCACCGGCGCCGAACTCGCCGCCCGCGCGGGCCTCGTCCTCGACAACGCGCGCATGTACACGTACCAGGAGAGCGTCGCCGAGACCCTCCAGGACAGCATGCTGCCGCACATCCCGCCGCGCATGGCGGGCTGCGACATCGCCACCCGCTATCTGCCCGGCACCCTGCTCGGACGGGTCGGCGGCGACTGGTTCGACTCCGTCAAGCTGCCCGGCGCCCGCACCGCTCTCGTCGTCGGGGACGTGATGGGCCACGGCCTCAACTCGGCCGCGATGATGGGGCAGTTGCGGACGGCCGTACAGACCATGGCCGCCCTCGACCTGCCGCCCGCCCAGCTGCTGCGCAACCTCGACGACCTCGCCCAGCGCCTCGGCGACACCTACCTCGCGACCTGCCTGTACGCCGTCTACGACCCGATCGCGAGCGAACTGCAGATCGCCAACGCCGGTCACATCCCGCCCGTCCTGGTCCGTGCCGACGACGGGCGCAGCGAGCTGCTCGACCTGCCCACGGGTGCGCCGATCGGCGTCGGCGGGGTGCCCTTCGAGGCGGTACGCGTGCGCGTGGAGCCCGGCGACCGGATCGTGATGTGCACCGACGGGCTGGTCGAGGTGCGCGGCGAGGACATCGGCGTCGGTCTCGCGACCCTGTGCGAGTCCGCCGCCCACCCGGCCGCGTCCATGGACGACGCCTGCGACACGATCATCCGCGCACTCAACACACGAGGCGGCCGCAAGGACGACGTCGCCCTGCTGATGGCCCGCCTCAACGGCATCGAGCCGGACGACGTCGCCGAGTGGCGGATCGACCTCCACCCGAGACAGGTCGGCCGGGCCCGCGCCGTCGTCCGTGAGCAGCTGCACGAGTGGGGCCTGCCCCGCCTCGTCCACACCACGGAACTGCTGGTCAGCGAGCTCGTCACCAACGCCGTACGGCACTCCCACAGCCGTCCCGTCGTACTGCGCCTCGTCCGCGGTGACACGCTGCTGTGCGAGGTGGACGACGACGATCACGATCTGCCGACGCTGCTCAACGCCGGTCCGGGCGACGAGTCCGGGCGTGGGCTGCGTGTGGTGAGCACGCTCGCGCGCGAGTGGGGCACGAGCCGTACGAGCGCCGGAAAGACCGTCTGGTTCGAACTCACGCTCCCGCGACGCTGA
- a CDS encoding SDR family oxidoreductase, translating to MTNNSQGHSATGQDRPSARPLALITGVGRTVGIGAGIARRLSASGWDIAFTYWAPYDERMTWGPEPGATGAITDALTEHGAATTAIEADLADPDAPARVFDEVERSMGSVTALVMCHCESVASGLLDTTVESFDRHFTVNARATWLLIREYGRRFAAAPGSGRIISLTSDHTVGNLPYGASKGALDRITLAAAHEFADLGVTANVINPGPVDTGWMTDEGRAFVLRQTPPGRLGTPQDTAHLVDFLCSPQGQWINGQLLMSNGGFA from the coding sequence ATGACGAACAACAGCCAAGGACACTCCGCCACCGGTCAGGACCGACCGTCGGCCCGCCCGCTCGCCCTGATCACCGGCGTGGGGCGCACCGTCGGCATCGGCGCGGGCATCGCCCGCCGGCTGTCCGCCTCCGGTTGGGACATCGCCTTCACCTACTGGGCTCCCTACGACGAGCGCATGACCTGGGGCCCCGAACCCGGCGCGACCGGTGCGATCACCGACGCCCTCACGGAACACGGCGCCGCCACCACGGCCATCGAGGCGGACCTTGCCGACCCGGACGCTCCGGCCCGCGTCTTCGACGAGGTCGAACGCAGCATGGGCAGCGTCACCGCCCTGGTGATGTGCCACTGCGAGTCGGTCGCCTCCGGCCTGCTCGACACCACCGTCGAAAGCTTCGACCGGCACTTCACGGTCAATGCGCGCGCCACCTGGCTGCTGATCCGCGAGTACGGCCGGCGGTTCGCCGCCGCCCCGGGCAGCGGCCGGATCATCAGCCTCACCAGCGACCACACCGTGGGCAACCTCCCCTACGGCGCCAGCAAGGGCGCCCTGGACCGGATCACCCTGGCCGCCGCACATGAATTCGCCGACCTCGGCGTCACCGCCAACGTGATCAACCCGGGGCCGGTGGACACCGGCTGGATGACCGACGAAGGGCGCGCGTTCGTGCTCCGCCAGACGCCGCCGGGCCGCCTCGGAACCCCGCAGGACACCGCCCACCTCGTCGACTTCCTCTGCTCGCCACAGGGCCAGTGGATCAACGGCCAACTCCTGATGAGCAACGGCGGATTCGCCTAG
- a CDS encoding class I SAM-dependent methyltransferase: MSVTSRYREAWEGFWSEAPDEQGAVFWDAEPALTAGPHLALFEAHLADPGLPMVDLGCGNGTQTRFLADRFRRVLGADLSAAALDHARQADPAGQATYRLFDAVEKTEAETLHAELGDVNVYMRGVLHQAEPDDRQPMVNAIATLVGERGRAFLVELSESAKPVLMGLAQNPAGPPPKLAPILRHGIAPGEVADAAVPEYLRAAGLTVLASGELPLITTEYAPDGTRIELPSKWVMAGRTA, encoded by the coding sequence ATGAGCGTGACCAGTCGATACCGGGAGGCCTGGGAGGGCTTCTGGAGTGAAGCCCCCGACGAACAGGGGGCGGTGTTCTGGGACGCGGAGCCGGCCTTGACCGCCGGCCCTCACCTGGCCCTCTTCGAGGCGCACCTGGCCGATCCCGGACTGCCGATGGTGGACCTCGGCTGCGGCAACGGCACCCAGACCCGTTTCCTCGCCGACCGCTTCCGGCGCGTCCTCGGCGCGGACCTGTCCGCCGCGGCCCTCGACCACGCCCGGCAGGCAGACCCCGCCGGGCAGGCGACGTACCGGCTGTTCGACGCCGTGGAGAAGACCGAGGCCGAGACGCTGCACGCGGAACTCGGCGACGTCAACGTCTACATGCGGGGCGTGCTGCACCAGGCCGAGCCCGACGACCGGCAGCCCATGGTGAACGCCATCGCCACGCTGGTCGGCGAGCGGGGCCGGGCCTTCCTCGTCGAACTCTCCGAGTCCGCCAAGCCCGTCCTCATGGGCCTCGCCCAGAACCCGGCGGGACCACCGCCCAAGCTCGCGCCGATCCTCCGGCACGGCATCGCCCCCGGCGAGGTGGCCGACGCCGCGGTGCCGGAGTATCTGCGCGCGGCCGGGCTGACCGTCCTCGCGAGCGGTGAACTGCCGCTGATCACCACGGAGTACGCGCCCGACGGGACTCGGATCGAGCTGCCGTCCAAGTGGGTGATGGCGGGCCGTACGGCCTGA
- a CDS encoding HtaA domain-containing protein, whose translation MTKRPGAAAVTGGALLTLLCPGGAAAQDGDAFAREVSGGYASWNLASAEFDDQGISLGVAEPAVRGSADRAWFPTTGGGADPETGDADVELGGSALLTSSTGPRPLPLGGLRLRLDGDAGTLHARTAVDGRARELTLADVKSGAEPVVRTSGVTWTGLQASLTQDGAALLSEWSGAEFAAGDAYGVLDLTVGTGGDTTEAAPEEKPATLPPQATAPSATVTRTTLTPGVEQQVSGAGFEPGEVVLVAIDQDTRYQAVADEAGRISRTFPVYATATEGAHTVELATVTGERRAVADFGVRAPT comes from the coding sequence ATGACCAAGAGACCCGGCGCCGCCGCCGTGACGGGCGGCGCGCTGCTCACGCTGCTGTGTCCGGGCGGCGCGGCCGCGCAGGACGGGGACGCGTTCGCGCGCGAGGTGTCCGGCGGCTACGCGAGCTGGAACCTCGCATCCGCCGAGTTCGACGACCAGGGCATCTCTCTCGGCGTGGCCGAGCCCGCCGTACGGGGATCCGCGGACCGCGCCTGGTTCCCGACGACCGGCGGCGGCGCCGACCCCGAAACCGGCGACGCGGACGTCGAGTTGGGCGGCTCGGCCCTGCTGACCTCCTCCACCGGCCCACGCCCCCTGCCCCTCGGCGGGCTCCGGCTGCGGCTCGACGGCGACGCGGGCACCCTCCACGCGCGTACGGCCGTCGACGGCCGGGCCCGCGAACTCACCCTGGCCGACGTGAAGTCCGGCGCCGAGCCCGTCGTACGGACGAGTGGGGTGACCTGGACCGGGCTGCAGGCGTCACTCACGCAGGACGGAGCGGCGCTGCTGTCCGAGTGGAGCGGAGCGGAATTCGCGGCGGGGGACGCGTACGGGGTGCTGGACCTGACGGTGGGGACCGGTGGCGACACGACCGAAGCCGCGCCGGAGGAGAAACCGGCGACGCTCCCCCCACAGGCCACGGCCCCGTCCGCCACCGTCACCCGCACCACCCTCACCCCCGGCGTCGAACAGCAGGTCAGTGGCGCGGGGTTCGAGCCCGGCGAGGTCGTGCTCGTCGCGATCGACCAGGACACCCGGTACCAGGCGGTGGCCGACGAGGCGGGACGGATCTCCCGGACGTTCCCGGTGTACGCGACGGCCACCGAGGGCGCGCACACCGTCGAGCTCGCCACGGTGACCGGGGAACGCAGGGCTGTCGCGGACTTCGGCGTGCGGGCGCCGACGTAG
- a CDS encoding hemin ABC transporter substrate-binding protein, whose product MPLALALALLTGACGGGGGGSSTADASPASAGERAAAAEKQLAKNTLVPLEGEPPTPKLPVTVDSSDGREVKVKDASRILPLNGGVAEIVFTLGLGDRVVGRDITATFAEAKKLPQVTKAHDVSAESVLSLRPTVVLADTDTGPSEAIDQIRDAGVPVVVLDPATELADVPRRTTRIAEALGVPDAGKALNERMSDELAAARAAVPKGGKPRVAFLYMRGSAAVYLIGGKGSGADSLIEAAGAVDAGKEAGLDKPFTPITSEALVRARPDVILMMTKGLESVGGIDGLVDIPGIGQTPAGMDRRVVDLEDGVLLGYGPRMPLVIDILVDRIHRAA is encoded by the coding sequence ATGCCCCTTGCTCTGGCCCTCGCGTTGCTGACGGGTGCCTGCGGCGGCGGGGGTGGCGGCTCCTCGACGGCGGACGCGTCACCCGCCTCCGCGGGCGAACGCGCGGCCGCTGCCGAGAAGCAGCTCGCGAAGAACACCCTCGTCCCCCTCGAAGGCGAGCCGCCGACTCCGAAGTTGCCGGTCACCGTCGACTCCTCCGACGGGCGTGAGGTGAAGGTGAAGGACGCCTCGCGCATCCTGCCGCTCAACGGGGGTGTCGCGGAGATCGTGTTCACGTTGGGTCTCGGTGACCGTGTCGTCGGCCGCGACATCACCGCCACCTTCGCGGAGGCGAAGAAACTCCCGCAGGTCACCAAGGCGCACGACGTGAGCGCGGAGAGCGTGCTCTCGCTGCGGCCGACGGTCGTGCTGGCCGACACCGACACCGGCCCCTCGGAGGCCATCGACCAGATCCGCGATGCCGGCGTCCCCGTCGTCGTACTCGATCCGGCCACCGAACTCGCCGACGTCCCCAGGCGCACCACCCGCATCGCCGAGGCGCTCGGTGTCCCCGACGCGGGCAAGGCTCTCAACGAGCGCATGAGCGACGAACTCGCCGCGGCCCGCGCCGCCGTGCCCAAGGGCGGCAAGCCCAGGGTCGCCTTCCTGTACATGCGCGGCAGCGCGGCCGTCTATCTGATCGGCGGCAAGGGCTCGGGCGCCGACTCGCTGATCGAGGCTGCGGGGGCGGTGGACGCGGGCAAGGAGGCCGGGCTGGACAAGCCGTTCACGCCGATCACGAGTGAGGCCCTGGTGCGGGCGCGGCCGGATGTGATCCTGATGATGACCAAGGGGCTGGAGTCGGTCGGCGGCATCGACGGGCTGGTCGACATACCCGGGATCGGTCAGACGCCGGCGGGGATGGACCGGCGGGTGGTGGACCTGGAGGACGGGGTGTTGCTGGGGTATGGGCCGCGGATGCCGTTGGTGATCGACATCCTGGTGGATCGCATACATCGGGCCGCCTGA
- a CDS encoding APC family permease, with product MADDIKEAGPPPSAGLKSNAIGFVDALVIGLNSTSPAYSVAAVIGPVVPLVGIYAPGVMLASFVPMLLIASAFYYLNKADQDCGTTFSWVTRAMGPWAGWLGGWAITMTGVLVVGSLADVAVTFALIAFGLDSWADNDAVRRLLTVLLILLMTAVCVIGTEVSAKVQNALIIAQVVCLLAFAVVALYRVYADTGTLDSIEPSLRWLDPFGAGGAALTGALLLGVFIYWGWESAVNLTEETEDSATAPGRAAVWSTVILLVTYVAVGFAVVAYAGTAYLAENAAEEEFIFALLAEEAMGGWDWVVLLAVSTSALASTQTTIIPASRTALSMARRHALPKHFARIHPRLRTPDVSTWWVAAIAIAWYLVVNEISANALFDSLTALSLLIAFYYALTGVACAVYYRRQLTTSVRHFVLIGLGPLVGAGLLAWLLVESVIDMSDPANSYSGDSWFGLGPPLVIGIGITATGVVLMLVWRLVAPAFWSERPGVVDPALVDGETSGSGGESGSGPDVR from the coding sequence ATGGCCGACGACATCAAGGAGGCGGGCCCACCGCCGTCCGCCGGCTTGAAATCCAACGCGATCGGGTTCGTCGACGCGCTCGTCATCGGGCTCAACTCCACCTCCCCGGCGTACTCGGTCGCGGCGGTCATCGGCCCGGTCGTGCCACTGGTGGGGATCTACGCCCCCGGCGTGATGCTCGCGTCGTTCGTGCCCATGCTGCTGATCGCCTCGGCCTTCTACTACCTCAACAAGGCCGACCAGGACTGCGGCACCACCTTCTCCTGGGTCACCCGGGCCATGGGGCCGTGGGCCGGGTGGCTCGGCGGCTGGGCCATCACGATGACCGGGGTGCTGGTCGTCGGGTCGTTGGCGGATGTCGCCGTGACCTTCGCCCTGATCGCCTTCGGCCTCGACAGCTGGGCCGACAACGACGCCGTACGCCGACTGCTCACGGTGCTGCTCATCCTGCTGATGACAGCCGTCTGCGTCATCGGCACCGAGGTGTCGGCCAAAGTGCAGAACGCCCTGATCATCGCCCAGGTCGTCTGCCTGCTCGCCTTCGCCGTGGTGGCGCTGTACCGGGTCTACGCCGACACCGGCACGCTCGACTCCATCGAACCGTCGCTCCGCTGGCTGGACCCCTTCGGAGCCGGAGGTGCCGCGCTGACGGGGGCCCTGCTGCTGGGCGTGTTCATCTACTGGGGCTGGGAGTCGGCGGTCAATCTCACCGAGGAGACCGAGGACTCCGCCACCGCTCCCGGCAGGGCGGCCGTGTGGTCGACGGTCATTTTGCTGGTGACCTACGTGGCGGTGGGTTTCGCGGTGGTCGCCTACGCCGGAACGGCCTATCTGGCCGAGAACGCAGCGGAGGAGGAGTTCATCTTCGCCCTGCTCGCCGAAGAGGCCATGGGCGGCTGGGACTGGGTGGTCCTGCTCGCGGTCTCCACGTCCGCGCTGGCGTCGACACAGACGACGATCATCCCGGCGTCCCGCACGGCACTGTCCATGGCACGCCGTCATGCGCTGCCCAAGCATTTCGCCCGGATCCATCCGCGACTGCGCACACCCGACGTGAGCACGTGGTGGGTCGCCGCCATCGCCATCGCCTGGTACCTCGTCGTCAACGAGATCAGCGCCAACGCGCTGTTCGACTCGCTCACCGCGCTCTCGCTGCTGATCGCGTTCTACTACGCGCTCACCGGTGTCGCCTGCGCCGTGTACTACCGCCGCCAACTGACCACAAGCGTCCGCCACTTCGTCCTCATCGGCCTCGGCCCGCTAGTCGGCGCCGGGCTGCTGGCATGGCTGCTGGTGGAGTCGGTCATCGACATGTCCGACCCCGCCAACTCCTACAGCGGCGACTCGTGGTTCGGGCTCGGCCCCCCGCTCGTCATCGGCATCGGCATCACCGCCACGGGCGTGGTCCTCATGCTCGTGTGGCGGCTGGTGGCTCCCGCGTTCTGGTCGGAACGCCCCGGTGTGGTCGACCCCGCCCTCGTCGACGGCGAGACGTCGGGAAGTGGCGGGGAATCAGGAAGCGGACCCGACGTGCGCTGA